From one Methylomonas paludis genomic stretch:
- a CDS encoding AAA family ATPase — protein sequence MNNQTQPSPSANTKTLHLPATGTWPEAAYLLDENAQNAIALAVACGRPLLVRGLPGTGKSDLARAAAEYLGRAFIYEVVTARTEPQDLLWRFDAIARLADAQALGAGIKPSQATGTDLDVSDPRNYVSPGVLWWAIDWSKAENHLQDIKRHSRSFAQRPDKTLQLANNSSVNQQHRAEAQGCVLLLDEIDKADAELPNSLLEVLANTGFRLPWDGEQEIKADPAKKPLIIITTNEDRELPAAFVRRCLVLTIEPEGEFKEWIKQRAKVHFRNNPIDDAILESAAELLTNTRNNPGLDSYRPGLAEYLDLLRGLQALATDKEGQEIWLNKVSKFAYQKNPAATR from the coding sequence ATGAATAACCAAACTCAGCCATCCCCTTCAGCTAATACTAAAACCCTACACCTGCCCGCCACTGGCACTTGGCCGGAAGCGGCGTATTTGCTTGACGAAAACGCCCAAAACGCCATAGCCCTGGCTGTGGCTTGCGGGCGGCCTTTGCTGGTGCGGGGCTTGCCCGGCACCGGTAAGAGTGATCTGGCGCGGGCGGCGGCCGAGTATCTGGGGCGGGCTTTTATTTATGAGGTGGTTACAGCGCGTACCGAGCCGCAGGATTTGCTGTGGCGGTTTGATGCGATAGCCCGTTTGGCGGATGCTCAAGCCCTGGGGGCTGGTATCAAGCCCAGTCAGGCGACAGGAACGGATTTGGATGTTTCCGACCCGCGTAATTATGTCAGTCCGGGGGTGCTGTGGTGGGCGATCGACTGGTCTAAAGCAGAAAACCATTTACAAGACATTAAGCGTCATTCGCGCAGTTTTGCCCAACGCCCCGATAAAACCCTGCAATTGGCGAATAATAGCTCTGTTAATCAACAGCATCGCGCCGAAGCTCAAGGCTGCGTATTATTACTGGATGAAATCGATAAAGCCGATGCAGAATTGCCGAATAGCTTGCTGGAGGTGCTAGCTAATACCGGGTTCCGTTTGCCCTGGGATGGCGAACAGGAAATCAAGGCCGACCCGGCTAAAAAACCCTTGATCATCATCACCACCAACGAAGATCGTGAATTACCAGCGGCTTTTGTGCGGCGCTGTCTGGTGTTGACCATAGAGCCGGAGGGTGAATTTAAAGAATGGATTAAACAGCGGGCCAAGGTGCATTTTCGTAACAATCCCATAGACGATGCCATTCTGGAAAGCGCCGCAGAATTGCTGACCAATACCCGGAATAATCCGGGGCTGGATAGTTACCGGCCAGGGCTGGCCGAATATCTGGATTTGTTGCGCGGCTTGCAGGCCTTGGCTACTGACAAGGAGGGTCAAGAAATCTGGCTTAACAAGGTTTCAAAGTTTGCCTATCAGAAAAACCCCGCTGCCACGCGCTAA
- a CDS encoding IS5 family transposase encodes MRGADITQDVLFSYRTLEERIPKDHPLRKFRAIVDILLKTMDTEFNALYARRGRDSIPPERLLRASLLQVIFTIRSERQLVEQIDFNLLYRWFVGLTLDDEVWHHSTFSANRDRLLNERICRLFFDRILLLAEWQELVSSEHFSVDGTLIKGWASMKSFVKKDGSSSPPEDDTRNPTVNFKGEKRSNDTHASTTDPDVRLYKKSEGDKSQLCYLGHALMENRNGLVVDVEVTHATGTAEREAAKTMIKRTVKKPGTTVGADKGYDVESFVTDIRVLKVTPHVAQKNKGSAIDHRTTRHPGYKTSLKIRKRVEEVFGWSKTIGGLHQTKFRRLKKVAAQTVFTFAAYNLTRMGNIFGWRCSTA; translated from the coding sequence ATGCGCGGCGCTGACATCACCCAAGATGTACTCTTTAGCTATCGGACATTGGAAGAACGGATTCCCAAAGACCATCCCTTACGGAAATTCCGTGCCATCGTCGATATCCTTTTGAAAACCATGGATACTGAATTTAACGCGCTTTATGCCCGCCGGGGCCGGGATTCAATCCCACCAGAGCGCCTATTGCGCGCCAGCTTGCTGCAAGTGATTTTCACCATTCGTTCCGAAAGACAGTTGGTGGAGCAGATTGATTTCAATCTGCTGTATCGCTGGTTTGTGGGGCTGACGCTGGATGATGAGGTCTGGCATCACTCCACCTTCAGCGCCAATCGTGACCGCTTGCTGAATGAACGTATTTGCCGCTTGTTTTTTGATCGCATCTTGTTGCTTGCCGAATGGCAAGAATTGGTCTCCAGCGAGCATTTTTCCGTGGATGGCACCCTGATTAAAGGCTGGGCTTCCATGAAAAGCTTTGTCAAGAAAGACGGTTCAAGCTCACCTCCGGAAGATGATACGCGTAACCCGACTGTCAACTTCAAAGGCGAAAAGCGCAGCAATGATACACACGCCTCGACCACCGACCCGGATGTCCGGCTATACAAAAAAAGTGAAGGCGACAAATCACAGCTCTGTTACCTGGGCCATGCCCTGATGGAGAACCGGAACGGTCTGGTGGTTGATGTTGAAGTCACTCACGCCACCGGCACAGCAGAGCGGGAAGCGGCGAAGACCATGATCAAACGGACTGTGAAGAAACCGGGTACAACAGTGGGCGCAGACAAAGGCTACGATGTTGAAAGCTTCGTGACCGACATTCGCGTTCTCAAAGTCACCCCGCATGTGGCACAGAAGAACAAAGGCTCTGCCATTGACCACCGCACCACCCGCCATCCCGGATACAAGACCAGCCTCAAAATCCGTAAACGGGTTGAAGAAGTGTTTGGCTGGAGCAAGACCATAGGTGGTCTGCATCAAACCAAATTCCGTCGCTTAAAAAAAGTAGCGGCACAAACTGTCTTCACCTTCGCCGCCTATAATCTGACCCGAATGGGCAATATTTTTGGCTGGCGGTGTTCGACCGCCTAG
- a CDS encoding metallophosphoesterase family protein — MSGRNKTSNGEVDDRHHLVVGEPQIHDALNEIAQADIRITVLHHPFEWLADFERHGIEDRLEDASHFILHGHEHRSKVVPNPLTQCVTIPAGAGYDLRIAEHPRYANAYNWVSFDVAAGQGLVFLRHWDGTNSSWTKDTQTHKKEEGVVPINFPKSEPPKTPSTEAAKEDKFNIVDKKLDKGAKTRLQKLIKTLDEQLKLPELNPIVKEFSKFLHEDEDFPAFDEADLPTILVTGSGNRNTQIGHFLSAIEAVVDAGKFDKSSEEAVKILFAYLIQTLVVKCKDEDDLGLTRIAVELKHTVELISLARNTSPQIPGQDSMEHKNGKRNPHFELEGRYFPQDGEFNPDAACENIAKDLLKELMLDPDDNEPENINALNMMGYKPDEPNYIKTLAVYLKSHGNQPRSTRVFKGLIIKENSGHNKLQIDQVADKFYRELAGCRFYLPLQAA; from the coding sequence ATGTCTGGCCGCAATAAAACAAGTAATGGCGAGGTGGACGACAGGCATCATTTGGTAGTTGGCGAACCCCAGATCCACGATGCGCTAAATGAAATTGCCCAGGCTGATATTCGCATTACGGTATTACATCATCCGTTCGAATGGTTGGCTGATTTTGAGCGTCATGGCATAGAAGATCGGTTGGAAGACGCCAGCCATTTTATTTTGCACGGCCACGAGCATAGGTCTAAAGTTGTTCCTAATCCTTTAACCCAGTGCGTTACTATTCCTGCTGGTGCTGGTTATGACCTTAGGATAGCCGAACATCCTCGTTATGCTAATGCATATAACTGGGTTAGTTTTGATGTTGCTGCGGGACAAGGCTTGGTGTTTTTGCGGCATTGGGATGGGACGAATTCTAGCTGGACTAAGGACACTCAAACTCATAAGAAAGAAGAGGGGGTGGTGCCGATTAATTTCCCGAAATCCGAACCCCCAAAAACACCTTCCACTGAAGCGGCTAAAGAGGATAAGTTCAATATAGTAGATAAAAAATTAGACAAGGGTGCTAAAACCAGGCTACAAAAACTGATAAAAACTTTGGATGAACAGCTGAAGCTACCGGAATTAAACCCTATAGTAAAAGAATTCAGCAAATTTTTACACGAAGACGAAGATTTTCCAGCTTTTGATGAAGCTGATTTGCCAACCATTTTGGTAACCGGTTCGGGCAACCGCAATACGCAAATTGGGCATTTCTTGTCAGCTATAGAAGCCGTTGTTGATGCCGGTAAGTTTGATAAATCCAGCGAAGAAGCTGTAAAAATACTTTTTGCCTATTTAATACAAACACTGGTGGTTAAATGTAAAGATGAAGATGATTTAGGCTTGACCCGAATTGCTGTTGAGCTTAAACACACTGTTGAATTAATCAGCTTAGCAAGAAATACTTCGCCGCAAATTCCTGGGCAAGATAGCATGGAACACAAAAACGGTAAGCGAAATCCTCATTTTGAATTGGAGGGCAGATATTTTCCCCAAGATGGTGAATTTAATCCAGATGCCGCCTGCGAGAATATTGCCAAAGACCTTTTGAAAGAGCTTATGCTTGATCCTGATGACAATGAGCCAGAAAACATAAATGCTCTGAACATGATGGGCTATAAGCCCGATGAGCCAAATTATATAAAAACCTTAGCTGTTTATTTAAAAAGTCATGGTAACCAGCCAAGAAGTACCCGTGTTTTTAAAGGTTTAATAATAAAAGAAAATAGCGGGCATAATAAATTGCAGATAGATCAAGTTGCCGATAAGTTTTATCGGGAATTAGCAGGCTGTCGATTTTATCTACCCCTGCAAGCCGCATAA
- a CDS encoding type II toxin-antitoxin system RelE/ParE family toxin: MVKWTNHARNQLRQIHDFIAQDSAHYAKRVVDDLVKKSMNLDKLPNRGRVVSEFNQESVREISVYTYRILYEIKPDHISVLAVIHKRRHLQADDIYE, encoded by the coding sequence ATGGTGAAATGGACAAACCACGCCAGGAATCAACTACGGCAAATTCATGATTTTATAGCACAGGATTCGGCGCACTATGCAAAGCGGGTAGTAGATGATTTGGTTAAAAAATCAATGAATTTGGATAAACTACCCAACAGAGGCCGCGTGGTATCAGAATTTAATCAAGAATCGGTACGGGAAATATCAGTATACACTTATCGAATTTTGTATGAAATAAAACCTGATCATATCAGTGTGTTAGCTGTTATTCATAAACGTCGTCATTTGCAGGCTGATGATATTTATGAATAA
- the recD gene encoding exodeoxyribonuclease V subunit alpha: MNTSYQQQYSRLDYSFAEFLVERCHLQGEAKTQFRGLILELSAQQSAGHSCMQISAEAVALIQASGLAEPDQPAPLVVEAGRLYLHRYWQYETRLAGQLAALSRQGFPAVDCQPALDHYFPGQDAEPDWQKLAAQRALTQGLTIISGGPGTGKTTTVVKILALLQQFNQPSLHIALAAPTGKAAMRLQESIDNSKQHLPEQIRALIPSQVSTLHRLLGAKPPTPYFRHHADNPLPYDLLVVDESSMVDLALMSKLVDALKPGSRLILLGDKDQLASVESGAVLADLTQSLPGNTIELLKSHRFHAGIKQLADAVNQQHAATAWDLLTQPGSESGVALLAEEAVDYAVGQYRRYLALMASGAEFKAVFTEFSRFQVLCANQQGPNSVADINFRVEQQLSRLHNIHRQGAWYAGRPVMITANTPSLQLFNGDIGICLPDAESGQLKVFFPRGDGSSKKISPARLQTCQTVFAMTVHKSQGSEFEQVLIMLPEQLNPVLSKELLYTAITRAKQQVKIVADREVFIDCVNKSVQRLSGLAEKLALAQ, from the coding sequence GTGAATACCAGTTATCAACAGCAATACAGTCGGCTTGATTATAGTTTTGCCGAGTTTTTAGTAGAACGCTGCCACCTGCAAGGTGAAGCCAAAACTCAGTTCAGAGGTTTAATACTGGAATTATCCGCCCAACAAAGTGCCGGACACAGCTGTATGCAAATCAGCGCGGAGGCTGTAGCGCTGATTCAAGCGTCCGGCCTGGCTGAGCCCGATCAGCCGGCCCCACTGGTGGTGGAAGCCGGTCGCCTGTATTTACATCGCTATTGGCAATACGAAACCCGTCTGGCCGGGCAACTAGCCGCGCTGAGCCGGCAAGGTTTTCCCGCTGTTGATTGCCAACCAGCGCTGGATCATTACTTTCCAGGGCAGGATGCTGAACCAGATTGGCAAAAACTGGCCGCACAACGGGCGTTGACCCAGGGCTTAACCATCATCAGCGGCGGCCCCGGTACCGGCAAAACCACCACCGTGGTCAAAATTTTGGCGCTGTTGCAACAATTTAACCAGCCGTCCCTGCATATTGCCCTGGCAGCACCCACCGGCAAAGCCGCCATGCGTTTGCAGGAATCCATAGATAACAGCAAACAGCACTTGCCCGAGCAGATTCGCGCCCTGATTCCCAGTCAGGTCAGCACCCTGCATCGCTTGTTAGGTGCCAAACCGCCCACGCCGTATTTCCGCCATCACGCCGACAACCCTTTGCCTTATGATTTGCTGGTGGTGGATGAAAGCTCTATGGTGGATTTGGCGCTGATGAGCAAACTGGTGGATGCGTTAAAACCCGGCAGCCGCCTGATATTGCTGGGCGATAAAGATCAGCTGGCCTCGGTGGAATCCGGCGCGGTATTAGCGGACTTAACCCAAAGCCTGCCCGGCAATACCATCGAACTGCTTAAATCCCACCGCTTTCATGCCGGTATCAAACAACTGGCCGATGCCGTTAACCAGCAGCATGCCGCTACGGCCTGGGATTTATTGACCCAGCCCGGTAGTGAATCCGGTGTAGCCTTGCTGGCAGAAGAGGCTGTGGATTATGCCGTGGGGCAATATCGGCGCTATCTGGCTTTAATGGCCAGTGGGGCTGAGTTTAAGGCTGTTTTTACCGAGTTTAGCCGCTTCCAGGTGTTATGCGCCAACCAGCAAGGGCCAAACTCGGTGGCAGATATTAATTTTCGTGTGGAACAGCAACTCAGCCGCTTGCATAACATCCACAGGCAAGGGGCATGGTATGCCGGCAGACCGGTGATGATCACCGCCAACACCCCCAGTTTGCAACTGTTTAACGGCGACATTGGCATTTGCCTGCCCGATGCCGAGTCCGGTCAATTAAAAGTGTTTTTTCCGCGTGGTGACGGCAGCAGCAAAAAAATATCCCCGGCCCGCCTGCAAACCTGCCAAACCGTATTTGCCATGACTGTGCATAAAAGCCAGGGTTCGGAATTTGAACAAGTATTAATCATGCTGCCGGAGCAGCTTAATCCGGTATTAAGCAAAGAGTTGCTATACACCGCCATCACTCGCGCCAAACAACAGGTAAAAATAGTCGCAGACCGGGAAGTGTTTATTGACTGTGTAAATAAAAGTGTGCAGCGGTTGAGTGGTTTGGCGGAGAAGTTAGCGCTGGCCCAATAG
- the thiC gene encoding phosphomethylpyrimidine synthase ThiC — MSAVRQEITADSGSSIRIDSYPASEKVYIQGSRPDIQVPMRKITLSDTPANFGAEKNPPLYVYDTSGVYTDPNVAVNLHKGLGPVRHAWIEERGDTELLNGPSSIYGQERLADPATAHLRFEHICQPRRAKSGHNVSQMHYARQGIITPEMEYIAIRENQNIEAMRGTYKGQHPGFSFGAAIQPVITPEFVRSEVARGRAIIPANINHPELEPMIIGRNFLVKINGNLGNSAVTSSIEEEVEKMLWGIRWGGDTIMDLSTGKNIHETREWILRNSPVPIGTVPIYQALEKVDGKAEELTWEIYRDTLIEQAEQGVDYFTIHAGVRLHHVPLTAKRLTGIVSRGGSIMAKWCLAHHTESFLYTHFEEICEIMKAYDVSFSLGDGLRPGSIYDANDAAQFGELETLGELTKIAWQHDVQTMIEGPGHVPLQMIKINMEKQLEDCFEAPFYTLGPLTTDIAPGYDHITSAIGAANIGWYGCAMLCYVTQKEHLGLPNKQDVREGIVTYKIAAHAADLAKGHPGAQMRDNAMSKARFEFRWEDQFNIALDPEKARSFHDETLPKQSAKVAHFCSMCGPHFCSMKISQDVRDYAAEKGLADEQEALKIGMDEKSKQFIEEGAAIYHEI; from the coding sequence ATGAGCGCTGTCCGTCAAGAAATTACTGCCGATAGCGGCAGTAGCATAAGAATCGATTCTTACCCCGCATCCGAAAAAGTTTACATTCAAGGCAGCCGGCCCGACATTCAGGTGCCGATGCGTAAAATCACTTTATCCGATACGCCGGCCAACTTTGGCGCGGAAAAAAATCCCCCCCTGTACGTTTACGATACCTCTGGAGTTTATACCGACCCTAATGTGGCGGTTAATCTGCATAAAGGTTTGGGCCCGGTGCGCCATGCCTGGATAGAAGAACGCGGCGATACCGAGTTGTTAAACGGCCCTAGTTCTATTTATGGTCAGGAACGGCTGGCCGATCCGGCTACCGCGCATTTGCGTTTTGAGCATATTTGCCAGCCGCGCCGCGCCAAGTCTGGTCACAATGTGTCGCAAATGCATTATGCTCGCCAAGGCATCATCACCCCGGAAATGGAATATATCGCCATTCGCGAGAATCAGAATATTGAAGCCATGCGCGGCACTTACAAAGGCCAGCATCCCGGCTTTTCGTTTGGCGCAGCTATCCAGCCGGTGATTACCCCGGAATTTGTGCGTTCCGAAGTGGCGCGTGGCCGGGCGATTATCCCGGCCAATATCAATCACCCGGAACTGGAGCCTATGATTATAGGCCGTAATTTCCTGGTGAAAATCAACGGTAACTTGGGTAACTCTGCGGTGACTTCTTCTATTGAAGAAGAAGTGGAAAAAATGCTGTGGGGCATTCGCTGGGGCGGCGATACTATTATGGATTTGTCCACCGGCAAAAACATTCACGAAACCCGCGAATGGATTTTACGCAATTCGCCGGTGCCGATCGGCACGGTGCCTATTTATCAGGCCCTGGAAAAAGTGGACGGCAAAGCCGAAGAACTGACCTGGGAAATTTATCGCGACACGCTGATCGAGCAGGCTGAACAAGGTGTGGATTATTTCACCATTCACGCCGGTGTGCGTCTGCACCATGTGCCTTTGACTGCCAAACGTTTGACCGGGATTGTGTCGCGCGGTGGCTCCATCATGGCCAAGTGGTGTCTGGCTCATCATACCGAAAGCTTTTTGTATACGCATTTTGAAGAAATCTGCGAAATCATGAAAGCCTATGATGTCTCGTTTTCACTGGGTGACGGCTTACGCCCCGGCTCTATTTATGATGCCAATGACGCTGCTCAGTTTGGCGAACTGGAAACCCTGGGTGAACTGACTAAAATTGCCTGGCAGCATGATGTGCAAACCATGATCGAAGGCCCAGGCCATGTGCCTTTGCAAATGATCAAGATTAATATGGAAAAGCAGTTGGAAGACTGTTTTGAAGCGCCGTTCTATACTTTAGGGCCACTGACCACCGATATTGCCCCTGGTTATGACCATATTACTTCTGCAATTGGCGCGGCCAATATTGGCTGGTATGGTTGTGCGATGCTGTGTTATGTGACGCAGAAAGAGCATTTGGGTCTGCCCAATAAGCAGGATGTGCGTGAAGGGATTGTGACTTATAAAATTGCCGCTCACGCCGCCGACTTGGCCAAAGGCCATCCTGGTGCGCAAATGCGCGATAACGCCATGTCCAAAGCCCGGTTTGAATTCCGCTGGGAAGATCAGTTCAATATTGCCCTGGATCCGGAAAAAGCCCGTTCTTTCCACGACGAAACCCTGCCCAAGCAGTCCGCCAAGGTGGCTCATTTCTGTTCAATGTGCGGCCCGCATTTCTGTTCGATGAAAATCAGTCAGGATGTGCGCGATTACGCAGCGGAAAAAGGTCTGGCGGATGAGCAGGAAGCCCTGAAAATTGGTATGGATGAGAAATCCAAGCAATTTATTGAGGAAGGCGCGGCGATTTATCACGAGATCTGA
- a CDS encoding hybrid sensor histidine kinase/response regulator — protein MQVLLQRFLLIYLPIVGVITLVVLFLAHLDKQAELQRIDGVEKSHIEIAKSHIIQDVEGLDSDLRVIANLQLLRRFLNTGGPELREELEQFFLVFCKVKHRYDKIRYLDASGQEIIRINFNNGKPSIVPQDKLQNKASRYFFQDAFGLNRGEIYVSPLDLNIEAGQVETPYKPTIRLGTPVFDSAGHKRGIILLNFLGDYLLTDFRNEIQAGNHGGMLLNRDGFWLSNDHQAEEWGFMLDKSERRFGSDYPDEWHSISNSEAGSLHTEKGLFVYSTVRPLLLNQHSSTGSDAVNGPSLEQLSPEDYYWKIVTFIPQATLTQAAFYNQPGKQVLLAVLYLSFALAAFIVANVTLNRKRAEQVLIQLRQDTEAAMLAKNEVLIKSCRELEIQRLKAETASRVKSEFLSNMSHEIRTPMNGVLGMLDILRDTQMSREQADLVDTAANSAEALLVIINNILDFSKLEAGKIDLEYIKFNLPSLVEEVCSLQAGLAHAKGLELTCFLPVELDVYWKGDPTRIRQILINLIGNAVKFTEQGEISVTVQAYQIQNVGTSLRFEVRDTGIGISPETQARLFQAFTQADSSTARRFGGTGLGLSISKTLVELMGGAIGVESQPGTGSCFWFNLPLQPVEQDQIAPPIINLAGKRALLVDDNANNRAILEHYLNNWGIRVSSTDQASTALSLLQTAAQHQEAFDILLLDLHMLDMDGLELARQISQIPAIADTPRLLLSSGGLGSEAERKALGIYQCLLKPVRQSQLFDAIANALSVAEQVPAAAPQTNTDVQNVHEDGQDYSGKRILVVEDNRINQKVVLAMLARFQLKPDLAENGQQALELLLNNKYDLVLMDCQMPVMGGYEATTILREREQAANNIRTPVIALTAHATAEARETCLAAGMDDYLSKPISRNELSEILEQWLKPPADVPSV, from the coding sequence ATGCAAGTTTTACTACAACGGTTTTTACTCATATATCTGCCTATTGTTGGGGTCATTACTTTAGTTGTACTATTCCTGGCGCATCTGGATAAACAAGCAGAGTTGCAACGTATAGATGGTGTTGAGAAAAGTCATATCGAAATAGCAAAATCCCATATTATTCAGGATGTTGAAGGGCTAGATTCAGATCTGCGTGTGATTGCCAACCTGCAATTGTTACGCCGTTTTCTGAATACTGGTGGGCCAGAATTGCGTGAGGAGCTGGAGCAATTTTTCCTGGTATTCTGCAAAGTCAAACACCGTTATGACAAGATTCGGTATCTTGATGCCAGCGGTCAAGAGATCATCCGCATTAACTTTAATAATGGCAAGCCCAGTATTGTTCCGCAAGATAAATTACAAAACAAAGCCTCGCGTTATTTCTTTCAAGATGCTTTTGGTCTTAATCGCGGTGAAATCTATGTTTCACCATTGGATCTTAATATAGAAGCCGGCCAAGTAGAGACACCGTATAAACCAACCATCCGTTTAGGTACGCCGGTGTTTGACAGTGCCGGACATAAGCGAGGCATCATTTTGTTGAATTTTCTGGGCGATTACCTGCTGACAGACTTTCGTAATGAAATCCAGGCTGGTAACCACGGTGGAATGTTGCTGAATAGAGATGGTTTTTGGTTAAGTAACGATCATCAAGCTGAGGAATGGGGTTTTATGCTGGATAAGTCAGAACGTCGTTTTGGTTCAGATTATCCTGATGAATGGCATAGCATATCCAACAGCGAAGCAGGCAGCCTGCATACCGAAAAAGGTTTGTTTGTCTATAGTACGGTTCGGCCTTTATTGTTGAATCAACATTCTTCGACCGGCTCTGATGCAGTAAACGGCCCCAGTCTGGAGCAGCTCTCACCAGAAGACTATTATTGGAAAATTGTTACATTTATCCCGCAGGCAACGCTGACTCAGGCAGCCTTCTATAACCAGCCGGGTAAGCAGGTATTGCTGGCCGTGCTCTATTTATCATTTGCCCTGGCGGCTTTTATAGTAGCCAACGTCACATTAAATCGCAAACGAGCTGAACAAGTATTGATCCAGCTCAGGCAGGACACTGAAGCGGCAATGCTGGCCAAAAATGAGGTGTTGATAAAAAGTTGCCGAGAGTTGGAAATTCAAAGACTCAAAGCCGAGACCGCCAGTCGGGTGAAAAGCGAGTTTCTCTCCAACATGAGTCATGAAATTCGCACCCCTATGAATGGGGTATTAGGTATGCTGGATATTCTGCGTGATACTCAGATGTCGCGTGAACAAGCCGATTTGGTTGATACTGCGGCTAATTCAGCTGAGGCATTATTGGTGATCATCAACAACATTCTGGATTTTTCCAAGCTGGAAGCCGGCAAGATAGACCTGGAATATATCAAGTTCAATTTGCCATCCTTAGTGGAGGAAGTCTGCTCATTGCAAGCCGGCTTGGCGCATGCTAAAGGCCTGGAACTTACCTGTTTTCTACCAGTGGAACTGGATGTGTATTGGAAAGGCGATCCCACCCGGATTCGCCAGATACTGATCAATTTGATTGGTAATGCCGTCAAGTTTACTGAACAGGGTGAAATTTCTGTCACAGTGCAAGCTTACCAAATCCAAAATGTGGGTACCAGTCTGCGTTTTGAAGTGCGGGATACCGGCATAGGCATTAGCCCGGAAACCCAGGCCCGGCTATTCCAGGCATTTACCCAGGCCGACAGTTCTACCGCACGCCGGTTTGGCGGCACCGGGCTGGGTTTGTCCATCAGCAAAACACTGGTCGAACTAATGGGGGGGGCGATAGGTGTGGAAAGTCAGCCCGGTACTGGTTCATGCTTCTGGTTTAATTTGCCCTTGCAACCAGTGGAGCAAGATCAGATTGCGCCGCCAATAATCAATCTCGCTGGCAAGCGTGCCTTGTTAGTGGATGATAATGCCAACAACCGCGCTATTCTGGAACATTATCTTAACAACTGGGGTATACGCGTATCTTCTACAGACCAGGCCTCAACCGCATTGTCTCTTTTACAAACGGCAGCACAGCATCAGGAGGCTTTCGACATTCTGCTGCTGGATTTGCACATGCTGGATATGGATGGATTGGAACTGGCTCGGCAGATATCCCAAATACCCGCCATTGCAGATACTCCCCGTTTGTTGTTGTCATCAGGCGGTTTGGGGTCTGAAGCCGAGCGCAAAGCCTTAGGTATTTATCAGTGTCTGCTGAAACCGGTGCGGCAATCACAGTTGTTTGATGCCATTGCCAATGCCTTGAGCGTTGCTGAGCAAGTCCCGGCAGCAGCGCCGCAAACTAATACGGATGTCCAGAACGTTCACGAAGATGGGCAGGATTACAGTGGTAAACGGATTTTAGTGGTAGAAGACAATCGGATTAACCAGAAAGTGGTGCTGGCCATGCTGGCTAGATTTCAACTAAAACCCGATTTGGCCGAGAACGGCCAACAAGCCTTGGAATTATTGCTCAACAACAAATACGATCTGGTTTTAATGGATTGTCAGATGCCGGTGATGGGAGGATACGAGGCCACCACCATACTGCGGGAGCGGGAACAGGCGGCGAACAATATCCGCACGCCAGTAATAGCGCTTACTGCTCATGCCACCGCAGAAGCCCGCGAAACCTGTCTGGCGGCCGGTATGGATGACTATTTGAGTAAACCTATCAGCAGAAATGAGCTGAGTGAGATATTGGAGCAGTGGTTGAAGCCGCCGGCTGATGTGCCGAGTGTTTAA
- a CDS encoding MarR family winged helix-turn-helix transcriptional regulator, with amino-acid sequence MQELETFKLIERISSLLRSEERKKYAAIGLQPVHGQVLEYLGKCNKYSDTHAAVAEYLGLTKGTVSQTIQILERKHYLEKNTSSLDGRVVHLSLTESGQKLIDELKPLDVFKNAEAKVSAHEFDSIGQALQTTLMVLQKVNQSKSFGLCRSCSFFSVEENHYLCGLTQQALDRDDTEKICREHTPAPNSFIDQE; translated from the coding sequence ATGCAGGAGTTAGAAACTTTTAAGCTGATCGAGCGCATCAGTTCATTATTACGTTCTGAAGAACGCAAAAAATACGCCGCTATCGGTTTGCAGCCGGTGCATGGCCAGGTTTTGGAGTATCTGGGCAAATGCAATAAATACAGTGACACACATGCTGCGGTTGCCGAATACCTGGGTTTGACTAAGGGTACGGTATCGCAAACCATCCAAATTCTGGAGCGTAAGCATTATCTGGAAAAAAACACTTCCAGTCTTGATGGCCGGGTGGTGCATTTAAGCCTGACGGAATCGGGACAGAAACTGATTGATGAGCTTAAGCCGCTGGATGTGTTTAAAAATGCCGAAGCCAAAGTTAGTGCGCATGAGTTTGACAGTATAGGCCAGGCCTTGCAAACCACGCTGATGGTGTTGCAAAAAGTCAATCAGTCTAAAAGCTTTGGCTTGTGCCGTTCCTGTAGCTTTTTTTCCGTTGAGGAAAATCATTATTTATGTGGTTTGACTCAGCAAGCTTTGGATAGAGATGATACTGAAAAAATATGCCGGGAGCATACCCCGGCACCTAATTCTTTTATAGATCAAGAGTAA